In Spinacia oleracea cultivar Varoflay chromosome 5, BTI_SOV_V1, whole genome shotgun sequence, a single window of DNA contains:
- the LOC110788087 gene encoding cytochrome P450 CYP72A219-like: MEKMAESSVLLSVVCIIVVPLLMKVVNWVWLRPKKLEKFFRQQGLSGTSYKFLFGDDKDSASMLTEALKNPMDGFSHDYFPRIDPFRHHLATKFGNNFFMWFGPIPVIQISKPELIKELLIKTDEFRKVKLSPIFNRLLPGLISCEEEKWVKHRKLINPAFHVEKLKLMLPAFHDSCVEVVNKWEMLVSEKGRVELDVSSDLMQISADVISRAAFGSNYQEGHKIFEIIQEQSVLAHHLERSMYFPGLSYIPTANSRKFKQNEGQMYTLLKAIIDKRKEETEAGEAVKNDLLGILLDSNSKEIQQAAGKNNKNNQNVGMSLEEVIDECKLFYLAGQETTSTLLVWSMILLSKHQDWQQRAREEVLQFFGDKLPDFEGLSRLKTVNMILYEVLRLYPPVLRVSRWVHKDATLGPLSIPSGAMISVFLNMVQCDHNIWGDDATEFNPERFAEGVAKATKGTSSFIPFGWGPRICIGEKLSMTEVKMAVSMILQRFSLELSPSYIHAPKNVVFLRPEHGAQIILNKL; encoded by the exons ATGGAGAAAATGGCAGAAAGCTCTGTTTTGCTGTCAGTAGTATGTATAATAGTAGTGCCATTGTTAATGAAAGTGGTTAATTGGGTATGGTTAAGGCCAAAGAAGCTGGAAAAGTTtttcagacaacaaggtttatCTGGAACTTCTTACAAATTCTTGTTTGGGGATGACAAAGATTCCGCCTCGATGCTAACTGAAGCCTTAAAAAACCCCATGGATGGTTTCTCCCATGATTATTTTCCTCGTATCGATCCTTTCCGTCATCATCTTGCCACTAAATTCG GAAACAACTTCTTCATGTGGTTTGGCCCGATACCTGTAATACAAATCTCAAAGCCAGAGTTGATTAAAGAACTCTTGATTAAGACAGACGAGTTTCGAAAGGTGAAGTTGAGCCCAATTTTCAACAGACTTTTGCCAGGGCTTATAAGTTGCGAGGAAGAGAAATGGGTCAAACATCGGAAGCTGATTAACCCCGCTTTCCATGTCGAGAAGTTGAAG CTTATGTTACCGGCATTTCATGATAGTTGTGTGGAGGTTGTGAACAAATGGGAGATGTTAGTATCTGAAAAGGGTAGAGTTGAGCTGGACGTGTCATCCGATCTAATGCAAATCAGTGCTGATGTCATCTCTCGAGCTGCTTTCGGTAGCAACTATCAGGAGGGACATAAGATATTTGAAATCATCCAGGAACAGTCTGTATTAGCTCATCATTTGGAACGATCAATGTATTTCCCCGGACTCAG TTACATCCCAACAGCAAACAGTAGGAAATTTAAGCAGAATGAAGGTCAAATGTATACTTTATTAAAGGCAATTATCGACAAGAGGAAGGAAGAAACTGAGGCTGGAGAAGCTGTGAAAAATGACCTTTTGGGTATATTGTTGGATTCCAATTCGAAAGAAATCCAACAAGCTGCTGGTAAAAATAACAAGAATAATCAGAatgttggaatgagtcttgaagAGGTGATTGATGAGTGTAAGCTATTCTACTTGGCTGGACAAGAAACTACATCTACACTTTTAGTTTGGAGTATGATTTTGTTAAGTAAGCATCAAGATTGGCAACAACGAGCACGAGAAGAAGTGTTGCAGTTTTTTGGAGATAAATTGCCTGACTTTGAAGGTTTAAGCCGTCTGAAGACA GTGAACATGATATTGTACGAGGTTCTCCGACTGTATCCTCCGGTGTTGAGGGTGTCAAGATGGGTTCACAAGGATGCAACCCTGGGTCCATTATCAATCCCTTCGGGTGCAATGATTAGTGTGTTTCTGAACATGGTTCAGTGTGATCACAATATATGGGGTGATGATGCAACAGAATTCAACCCAGAAAGGTTTGCTGAAGGGGTTGCTAAGGCAACAAAAGGGACTAGCTCGTTCATCCCCTTCGGTTGGGGACCAAGGATATGCATTGGGGAAAAACTATCCATGACTGAAGTAAAAATGGCGGTATCCATGATTTTGCAACGCTTTTCCTTGGAGCTTTCACCGTCTTACATTCATGCACCCAAGAATGTTGTGTTTCTACGGCCTGAACATGGTGCTCAGATTATCCTAAACAAACTTTGA
- the LOC110788086 gene encoding cytochrome P450 CYP72A219 isoform X1, with protein METVTASSVLLSIVCIVVVTVLIKLVNWVWLKPKKLEKLLRQHGFSGTSYKFLFGDMKEFISMHAEALKNPMDGFSHDYFPRVEPLWHQLATKFGGKDFFIWFGPMPMVKISKPETIREALAKMQEFQKLKINHISEKLFPGVVNHEGEKWAKHRKLINPAFHVEKLKLMLPAFRDSCEKIINKWELIVAERGSGELDVYPDLKQLSADVISRAAFGSNYEEGQRIFELLKEQTDLGVLMLQSVYLPGMRFIPTPRNRRFKKIQDTIHSLLNAIINKRKEEIEAGEAVKDDLLGILMDSNLKEIRKAAGKNNRNQHTGLSLEEVVDECKLFYLAGQETTSTLLVWTLILLSKHQDWQERAREEVLQTFGNNVPEFEGLNHLKTMSMILYEVLRLYPPVMQLTRWVHKDKNLGALSVPSGAIITVFVSAVHRDKEVWGDDAEEFKPDRFSEGISKATKGNNSFFPFGWGPRICIGEKFAITETKMALSMILQHFSLELSPSYVHAPKNLVFLRPEHGAQIILNKL; from the exons ATGGAAACAGTTACAGCAAGCTCTGTCTTGCTATCAATAGTATGCATAGTAGTAGTAACAGTGTTAATAAAGCTGGTGAATTGGGTATGGTTGAAGCCAAAGAAGCTGGAGAAATTGCTTAGACAACATGGTTTCTCAGGTACTTCTTACAAATTCTTGTTTGGAGATATGAAAGAGTTCATCTCCATGCACGCCGAGGCGTTAAAAAACCCCATGGATGGCTTTTCACATGATTATTTCCCGCGTGTGGAACCTCTTTGGCACCAGCTTGCCACTAAATTTG GGGGGAAGGATTTCTTCATCTGGTTTGGCCCTATGCCTATGGTAAAAATCTCGAAGCCAGAGACGATTAGAGAGGCCTTGGCCAAGATGCAGGAATTTCAAAAGCTGAAGATCAACCACATTTCTGAAAAGCTTTTTCCCGGGGTTGTCAACCACGAGGGAGAGAAATGGGCCAAACACAGGAAGCTGATCAATCCTGCTTTCCATGTTGAGAAGTTAAAG CTTATGTTACCGGCATTTCGTGACAGTTGTGAAAAGATAATCAACAAATGGGAGTTGATAGTGGCCGAAAGGGGTTCAGGTGAGCTAGATGTGTATCCTGATCTAAAGCAACTCAGTGCTGATGTGATATCTAGAGCAGCATTTGGTAGCAACTATGAGGAGGGACAAAGGATCTTTGAACTTCTCAAGGAGCAGACTGATTTAGGTGTGCTTATGCTACAATCAGTTTATTTACCAGGAATGAG ATTCATTCCAACACCCAGAAATAGGAGATTTAAGAAGATACAAGATACGATACATAGTTTACTGAATGCAATTATTAACAAGAGGAAGGAGGAAATTGAGGCTGGAGAAGCAGTTAAGGATGACCTATTGGGTATACTCATGGATTCCAATttaaaagaaatccgaaaagcTGCTGGTAAAAATAACAGGAATCAGCATACTGGGCTGAGTCTGGAAGAGGTAGTTGATGAGTGTAAGCTATTTTACTTGGCTGGACAGGAAACTACATCTACACTTTTAGTTTGGacattgattttgttgagcaagcatcaagattggcaagaacgagcacGAGAAGAAGTCTTACAGACATTTGGGAACAATGTGCCTGAATTTGAAGGTTTAAACCATTTGAAGACA ATGAGCATGATATTGTATGAGGTACTCAGACTCTATCCACCAGTAATGCAGTTGACAAGATGGGTTCACAAGGACAAAAACCTAGGTGCATTATCAGTGCCTTCGGGTGCAATAATCACTGTCTTTGTGAGTGCTGTTCACCGAGATAAGGAAGTTTGGGGTGATGATGCAGAAGAATTTAAGCCAGACAGGTTCTCTGAAGGGATTTCTAAGGCAACAAAAGGGAATAACTCGTTTTTTCCCTTCGGTTGGGGACCAAGAATATGCATTGGGGAAAAATTTGCGATTACAGAAACAAAAATGGCATTATCCATGATTCTTCAACACTTTTCCTTGGAGCTTTCACCATCTTATGTTCATGCACCCAAGAACTTAGTGTTTCTACGGCCTGAACACGGTGCTCAGATTATCCTAAACAAACTTTGA
- the LOC110788086 gene encoding cytochrome P450 CYP72A219 isoform X2: MPMVKISKPETIREALAKMQEFQKLKINHISEKLFPGVVNHEGEKWAKHRKLINPAFHVEKLKLMLPAFRDSCEKIINKWELIVAERGSGELDVYPDLKQLSADVISRAAFGSNYEEGQRIFELLKEQTDLGVLMLQSVYLPGMRFIPTPRNRRFKKIQDTIHSLLNAIINKRKEEIEAGEAVKDDLLGILMDSNLKEIRKAAGKNNRNQHTGLSLEEVVDECKLFYLAGQETTSTLLVWTLILLSKHQDWQERAREEVLQTFGNNVPEFEGLNHLKTMSMILYEVLRLYPPVMQLTRWVHKDKNLGALSVPSGAIITVFVSAVHRDKEVWGDDAEEFKPDRFSEGISKATKGNNSFFPFGWGPRICIGEKFAITETKMALSMILQHFSLELSPSYVHAPKNLVFLRPEHGAQIILNKL, from the exons ATGCCTATGGTAAAAATCTCGAAGCCAGAGACGATTAGAGAGGCCTTGGCCAAGATGCAGGAATTTCAAAAGCTGAAGATCAACCACATTTCTGAAAAGCTTTTTCCCGGGGTTGTCAACCACGAGGGAGAGAAATGGGCCAAACACAGGAAGCTGATCAATCCTGCTTTCCATGTTGAGAAGTTAAAG CTTATGTTACCGGCATTTCGTGACAGTTGTGAAAAGATAATCAACAAATGGGAGTTGATAGTGGCCGAAAGGGGTTCAGGTGAGCTAGATGTGTATCCTGATCTAAAGCAACTCAGTGCTGATGTGATATCTAGAGCAGCATTTGGTAGCAACTATGAGGAGGGACAAAGGATCTTTGAACTTCTCAAGGAGCAGACTGATTTAGGTGTGCTTATGCTACAATCAGTTTATTTACCAGGAATGAG ATTCATTCCAACACCCAGAAATAGGAGATTTAAGAAGATACAAGATACGATACATAGTTTACTGAATGCAATTATTAACAAGAGGAAGGAGGAAATTGAGGCTGGAGAAGCAGTTAAGGATGACCTATTGGGTATACTCATGGATTCCAATttaaaagaaatccgaaaagcTGCTGGTAAAAATAACAGGAATCAGCATACTGGGCTGAGTCTGGAAGAGGTAGTTGATGAGTGTAAGCTATTTTACTTGGCTGGACAGGAAACTACATCTACACTTTTAGTTTGGacattgattttgttgagcaagcatcaagattggcaagaacgagcacGAGAAGAAGTCTTACAGACATTTGGGAACAATGTGCCTGAATTTGAAGGTTTAAACCATTTGAAGACA ATGAGCATGATATTGTATGAGGTACTCAGACTCTATCCACCAGTAATGCAGTTGACAAGATGGGTTCACAAGGACAAAAACCTAGGTGCATTATCAGTGCCTTCGGGTGCAATAATCACTGTCTTTGTGAGTGCTGTTCACCGAGATAAGGAAGTTTGGGGTGATGATGCAGAAGAATTTAAGCCAGACAGGTTCTCTGAAGGGATTTCTAAGGCAACAAAAGGGAATAACTCGTTTTTTCCCTTCGGTTGGGGACCAAGAATATGCATTGGGGAAAAATTTGCGATTACAGAAACAAAAATGGCATTATCCATGATTCTTCAACACTTTTCCTTGGAGCTTTCACCATCTTATGTTCATGCACCCAAGAACTTAGTGTTTCTACGGCCTGAACACGGTGCTCAGATTATCCTAAACAAACTTTGA